The Alnus glutinosa chromosome 8, dhAlnGlut1.1, whole genome shotgun sequence DNA segment GAAATGCAGACACCATAcctagaaataaaaaaaattaataataataatatatatatatatttttttaaaaaaaaataacaaaataacaaaaaaacaaagaaaaagcaaaGCCACATTCTCGGAGAAGGGTGTACTTCATAGTTGGGTGACCTTTTTGCCCGTGATAATGAACACTGAAACGAAAAGGCTACATACATTCAAAGCGGCTGCAAGCATGTATGAATTGTAAGCATGTTGATTAAAACATATGTAAAAGAGCACTTATACAATCAAAGAGTAATAAATGATATTGTAATTAATGTAATAACAACTCTCATCATATAAGTTTCTCAGAAACTTTTGTAATTCCCTAAATTCTTAGTACACAAACAGGGAAATCGGGGTGACATATAGACTGCAGTCAATTAGCACAGCAAGTAACCTTCCTAAAAGAGCTTAACCAATATGGGAACCACATAAGAGTCAAATTTTACCAAATTAAGAACTGTGGCATAAATCTAATGGTGACTCGATATTTCTATTAGCCTGCAATACAACTGAAATTCACCATTGCTCAATTTGTCTCTTAATTAGCCAAATTTATGCCAAGAATAAATTTCCTTCATATGTATTCCGCACTTCTAAAAAGTGTAGTTTAaggaattaaaattcaaaaacttctttagaaatcaaaagcaaagaacaaaaaaaggttctttttaccaaaaaaaaaaattaagttcactattttttttgacaagtaaatAAGGTTAAGTAAAGTGATAATTGAGACCAGGTAGCTGATGTGAAAAATTAAGTCAAGCCGATaaatgcaaacaaaaaaaaaaatgaatagatagCCAAAATGTTAATCTAAATTTAGAATGTGGCAAAATAAAGTGTATCAAGAAATAAGAATCAGTaactatgaagaacaaaataaTTGACAAAAAAGACTATACACCTTACGGAAAACTTCAGATACAGGGCCATCGTTTTCAGATGCAGCCAGCTCCTGCCTGACCTTCTCTAGTCCCTTGATTATAGCTTGCATTTCTTCTGCTAAAGACTTCAATTGTATCTgcaagaggaaagaaaaaaaaatataaacatcaTCTAATGATGATACTTAATCACCATCAAGAAAGAGATGGTCACGACTCACCTTAGTTGCAGCTTCCAGGCTAACAAATTCCAGGTGAAAATCAAGAAGTGCGGGTGAATTATCAGCCAAAAGCTAAGCGACAAGAAAACCAAATTTGAGATTTAGTATAAAAGCATAATTGCCATTAATATACAAAACAGAGTAAGATATCCAGCAATAAAGAACTTATGTGCAGGAAAATTTGGTTGGCAAAACACAAATCTGGCTAGCAATCATCCCCCAAACTTTCTTAAgctttttgttttatcatttattattatctaaCAACGTAATTAAAACGTAAATTTTATTTATCTGTTCTGAAAGCTGAGCTAATTTATCATTTCGTGAAAATTCATTTTACACAACCTTCTATCAGCTGCTTGGGGTCAGCTCTCTTGAAAATGGTGTTTCTAGAAGTTCAATTGCAAGAAAGAGAAttccaacccccccccccccccccccccccaaaaaaaaaaaaaggaaaaaaaaattatgcaaggAAAGGCATCAGCCTCAAAGCACAATGAATATACATTTCAGACTGACCCAACTCAATTCATTTTAGTTCAATTCATTAGTTCTTGGTACGGTTCTAGACTGATGTCCTACAAAATCAATTAGGTCTTAAACCAACCCAACCTGAACCAGGTTGCAACCCTAAAATCAGAATAAGCACTCTTTGGGTAAGCCACAAAAAATGATATTGATACGCATAGCAAACAACAAAACTTTAGAAACCATACCTTGCAAAGATAATGCATGAGTGTCATCTTACTGTTAGAAGCACGTGTATCAGTAAGCTTTAGAAGACTGTCCAACTTGAATCCAATTGCAGATCCTGTATGATTTGGGATCATTTGATAATAAAATTAGACTTAAAGGTAACAACAGGaaaaaattaacatcaaatCAGCTCTAAAAACTCCCATACACATTGAGGGTTAATAAGACATGACATGCCACCTATGCAAACTCTGCAGAGGACCTAAAGAATATGGTACAAATCATTTAGAATCACATAAACTATAACAAAATACCCCCTAACTACAAATTCATTcacaagttaattttttttcaacttaattTCAAAACTGTTCACACGTTTGGTGCATGAAGCATGTGTCCCTTGAAATGAAAGTTGCACAAAGACTACCATGGAAAAGTTCATTTTACACTTAACTAGGTATCACTAAATTCCAAGAAGCTTTCAAACTTCATACTAACTAGCCATGTTTAAAATATAGActacaaacaaataaattatcacaaaacttttcaaaaagaatcttctcttctttctaaaGCCAATGGTAATTTGAATCTTAAATCAGAACACAACTTGACAAAAGTCCAGTCTATAAGTCATCAAATGGTACACAAAAAATAATAGCATACAACAGATACAATCAGATACCATAGGGACATTTGTAAATATACTGTCTTCATGATGCTTTAAACCCACAAAATTATTTGCACTCTCCAAATAACAAACCATGGGTAATGCTAATAACCTATTTATAAATTAGACTCAGCCGTGCCAACACTAGAgagcattaaataaataataatctaTGCGCATTTATAAACAACTTCTCTTCATAATTCTTTATAAGAAACTGCAGTTGTTGATAACCACATTTGCTAATTATTCCTAATGGAGTTATGTACAAACCTCCTTTAGCAAAATAGAATGAACCATCCAATATGCCAGAAACAAACGAATGACAATAAGAACTATATAACAATGAAGATCCTTACCCCTAGCAGTTCCTTGGTTCAATGTATTCCCTATAAAAAGAATAAGCTTCATAACTTCCTTCAGTTTGACAGATTTCCGGACCTAATAAACCAACAAAAGAGTACCTAAGCTCAACAGAGAAGTATAGAAACTGCAACAGAAGGATTTGCAATCATTAGTGGCATACCTCTTCGCATGCAGAGTTCACAGTGTTCAAACTCTTTTTAAATTCTGAAATCTACATAAGAATTCAGCAATAAGACAACTAAggcaagaaaaacaactttatgatgttaaaaaatttattgaaatcaAACATTGCAGATACCACCAAACCTGAGAACTGAACTGAATCTTGAAAGAGAATACTCTTAACTTCGACTCCACCCGAGGCACTTTCATTTGCTCCAAAAAATACTgaaacataaaaaaacatatagtATATAAGCTTTTAGAATATGGCCCCACCATGTATCCAACAGAAAAGCAAATCATATAAAAGAAAGTGATGGATTATACAATTAAATGATTGCCacataagaaaaaacaaacaaacttggAAAACGTTTTAAAAAGTTACACTACCTCTGTTCTAAAATAGATGAGATGATTGCAAATGGCACACATTttaatgaaacaaaataaacataacaaTCTTCCTAAAACGTCCTTCGATGGGTTCaatttaaggatatttttatatatatatatatatatatatatatatatatatatatatatatatatatatatatatatatatatatatataattcgtCCCAATTGGAGGGTGAAGGGGAGATTAAAACTAATAGCCTCTGCTCATAAGGCATGATCCCTAGTAGAATGCCATAGGTACACAACAATTCATACATCAACAAAAGGATAGCACTTATCAAAGCACAACTGATTTGCAAAATGCTCAAGATTGTGATTTAGTAACCAATAACAAATAACATGATCTGGTCAACAGAGAAACTTTTCCAGACCTGTTCACACTTTCCCAGGTTCGCCTTGTCACCAGTGTAGCCCTAAATGAACAACGaaacagaaaatatgaaaatcaaacaaacagaaggatgaattaaaaaataaataaataaataaaattggtgaGAAACTATATACTCTAAACTACATAAACATAGCACAAAATCTCTTCAATGTGAAAAGGATTCAACAATtgctagaaaaataaaagggaatcACAATTTATGTGAAATCATCACCTTGAGAAGTTCCATCTCTTCTTTTGTAGGACAAAACTTTATAAGATTCTCCACCTGATCAACATCTAATACCGACTCATCCATTGCTAGAACAGCAGCCTGACAATATATATGCAAATAGATTTGTAACTCATACCTATGAAGAATGGGGTTCATTAAGCATACTACCAGCCCATATTCAACCatacaaaaaaccaaaaaaaacaaaattaacagtTCCAACCAAATTATTTGTACCACAATGACACTAAAGGGATAACAGTACAGAAGATCTATTACCAACTCCAAGTCTCACTTATCATCCACCATAATGATGCACATCAGCATGAGCTAACTATTCCATGCCCCTGGTCCATCCTCCACTAACCCACCTCATAGAGATGGAACATCAGGATCAAACTGAGACTACTAGGATATGCAAGGATCACATAACAGCCACCTATATGTTTTCTCAAAGACCTCGGTGTAAAACTACCAACCTAAATTTTATCGTGTCCTTTGGTGGTCGAGTCCACATCTTGCATTAAAACCATTACAAAAATTTCTGACTGCATTCTATCCAGTATAAGCTCTTATGCCATCACAAACTTAGTCTTCTGCTTTCAATACAAGTACAAGAACTTACAAAATATGCTCTGGtattaagaaattaaaacaaatgtATTCATGTACCTGGATATTAAACCCTACTGTCCACAATGCATGTATAAAACAAACAAGTAAGAATAAACTTCATTAACTCTTACAAACTTGTTCCCCATGTATGTTTTGTAATCAAAAAACAGTTTCACATCAAATGCTGTGTATCCATCTTATAGAGAAAATCATGCCTTCATCCACAAATCATGAAAGGAATCAAACTTCTAAAAGAACAAGGACTATCTAGCATACCATCATATCAGAAAGCGGCATCTTAACTTTTGTGAGCATGATTTCAGTATTGTTGGCTCTCCTCAGGTCAATCTACAATGCAGAATACATAAATTATTAAGACAGAAGAGATATGATATCAAACCATCAAATTGCAAAAGTGTCTCGGATTAAAGTCATCTTTAACCATCAACAGCCAGTAAGCATTGCCCGGACAAACCCAATAAGTTTTTACAAGAAAGATTCTACCACCCAAGTGGAAGGACTACAGGCGTATCTTTCGATCCAATAAGTATAACCATTGCCACCATCCAGTTTAGGccttcttttgattttttttctcttttttttttttcgaaaaattataagagttgaaattgaaattccaccatttaatttttttttctaaacaataaGAAACGCAagacataaataataaatttctaaaaaggGGTTGTGGCTTACAATACATACTCTCTTCCTTTGGGTCATATGTGCATGTATACCAACAGATACACACAAACACTTTATCAGGGAGGAATTATCATTTAGTATCTgataaaaatttgatgaaatatcAATCCAATGGTCCTTGGACCGGATGGCATCTCCCTCAGCACCAGCTCTCAATAAAAAAGGGATCATGGGCGAAGTCATAGTTTCAATCCCAAATGGGAGTGTGATGTGTATTTCCCTAACAACAACAACTAAAAAATCAAAGTTCTGACTAAGAAGAATTGTGTACTTAAGGaaaaatttaagtttaaaaCTGTAGCTCTTTTCTCACAATCTGAAAGCAAAAAAGAAGCAGCTATTCCTTAATTTCCTTATGCCAAAAACCagaattgatattattttttcctcttcttggaTTATAttaatgatgcaattatccaaGTATTTGATAGCTGAAAATTGGCTCAGATCGAGAATCCGTAAGAAATCACAATGGACTAGAACTTTTAAGTCAATCTGAAGATCATACGAAGGTATTCAGTAGAATAAactcacaatttttattttttattttttatatccaACAACTATATTTCTAGGACATCATCAAAGTTATATTAGATTACCAGGTGGACTTTGTCGGTCTTGGATCCAACAGACTTGCGTCGCCCCCCAGATTTACCTCCTGCATCAGCAGGTTTTGGAACTGTTGCAGAGAAAAGGCTCTCTAACTCTGACACATCAAACCCTGGCGCACTAAGATAAAAGGGCGCAATATCACTGATCGTGAAAGGAAGAATACTGAAACATatacaaaaaggcaaaaatatgATCTTTGGAATTGAAGCtataatatttatgaaaaaaagaacACATCGGTTATGTAATTGGTAATAAAGATCAGTAAAAGAAGTTAGATTACATTTGAGTCTCTCCATATCTTTGCAATTCTTCCCACAAACTTCCTTGCAAAGCCCTGGTTACCTTGCTCCAATGCAAAGGCTTCAAGGAGGATCTTCGAGGAGCTGTAGCAATTGCCCCCATCCCTGTAGGACGTGAAAGCCCACGCCCTCTCCCTATCCCTCTCGCATCAGCTGCAGCATTTGGTCCTTTGGCGCCTaatggtggaggaggaggaggtgcaCCACTTGGAGGTCTAGGTGGAGCTGGAGGTCCAGGCGCACGAGCTCCTagaggaggtggaggtggtggtgCTCCACGCAATGGGGGAGGTGGGGGAGGTGGGCCTTGACCTGTAGGAGGAGGTGGTGCTCCAGGCATTGGAGGaggcggtggtggtggtggtgctcCAAGCATTGGAGGAGGCGGAGGCGGAGGCGGTGGTGCTCCACGCATTGGAGGTGGCGGCGGAGGCGGTGGTGCTCCACGCATTGGAGGAGGCGGTGGAGGAGGTGGTGCTCCACGCATTGGAGGAGGCGGTGGAGGAGGTGGTGCTCCACGCATTGGAGGAGGCGGTGGCGGCGGCGGTGCTCCTCGCATTGGAGGCGGCACTCTAGACACTGAAGGAAGTGGATGCGCTGCTTCACGCATTGGAGGTGGTGGCGGAGGCGATGGAGCTCCACGAGCTAGAGGAGGTGGGGGAGGTGGGGGAGGCAGGGCTCCATACATTGGTGGCGGCTGGGGAGATGGGGCTCCATATAATGGAGGCAGTGGCAGTGGCGAACCTCCACGTAAAGTAGGTGGAggcggtggaggtggaggaggaggaggagatggAACTCCACGCATGGGAGGAGGTGGCggaggaggagggggagggGTGGCAGGTACTCCAAGTTTCGGTGCAGTTGATGGACTCACAAaaggagggggaggggggagggggaggaggCGGAGAACTTGTGACCGCTGGAGAGGCAACTGATGCATACCCATACTTCCAAGGTgatggaggaggtggaggaGGCAACATGGTAGCACTGTTTTGTCTACTGGATGGGGGAAGAgggggaggagggggggggAGGAGGTGGAGATGGGGGAAAAGTTTTGGACACAACATTACCTAGTAGTGAAGAAGATTGTGGCGGGGGTGGAGGGGGAGGAGGTGTTGCGCCTACCTGCAAAGGTCTGGAAGGTGATAAAGAAGACCTGGGCAGCAATGTAGACAATGAATAGATATTAGAATGCAGTGGAGGTGGAGGCGGAGGCGGAggcggtggcggtggcggtggcggtggcggtggaTGGAGCACTACTTGCCATGGGCTAAGATTGGGTGTTTGAGTCGGTGAGGAAGAATCTGCCTCTTCAATTGGTGGTACTAATGATGGTGGGCAGGAAGCAAGTATCTCTCGTCCAAAGTCTGAAGCCATCACAGGATCCACCTTGCAACTTGTCTGATCATTGATCACATCAGTCGAAACCAGAGCGGCGGGGGTAGCAGTAATAGAAGAAGTCTTTGATTTGGAACCTGCATTAGAATCCTTCGAAGAAGCATTACTGCCAAGAGCAGCTGGTGCGCTGTTATATCTTGATGGTGGATATGCTACGTGCATTGAATTAGTATAAGAGCCCTTGTTAGGAGGGATCCACCTAGATACTGCATTTGGCTTCGCTAGTTTTACATGAGCTCCTTGAGATTCTTGCTGCTTAATCTTTTGTTTGGCAACAACTGTATCTGCAGTTGGTTTTGCACTCGCTGCAGACTGCTTCCTAGGGGCAGAAGGCAGTAATTTATCAGATTTTTGTCTAGGTACATCAGCAATCAGCTTTTGCGGGGGGACCTTGGAATCTAAGTTCTTATGTGTAAAATTGTTTTGTCCATCACCTTTGTCTTCCATCTCTTCCAATTTGCCAGACATATCTTCAACCACTTCCTTGGTTTCAAGATTTATCTGCATATCAGCAGCAGCTACCGTGGAATTTAACTTGACACCATCATCAACAGCAATGTCTTTCACCAAATGGAGATCAGAATCCACCCTCTCATCCAACTTATACTTCACATCATCAACAGCAATGTCCTTCACCGCATCAATATTAGAATCCACCTTTACATCCTGTTTGGGAGTTCCTTCATCTGATGCACAGTCTTGAAATGTGTGAGGATCCAACTCCTCTTTCCAGACTTCTTTATGAACAATATCATCCGGTGTATTGTCCCGACCCACATGATTATCATATTCCCCTTTTCCTTCCTGCCCGTCAACTACATTGCTAAAGATCTCTTCCACCTCAAAAAACTCCTCAGGTGAAGCACTTTCTGTCTCATTTCCATCTTCACTCGCACTCGCTACGACTGTAGTAAGAGTAGGCACAACAGCATCAGCATCCAAAAAAAGTACCTGATACACATATGAGAATGCATTCAACTCCTACAGCTTCAGAAAAGGACATTCATACAGAAAAAACAACAACTTACCTCTGCTCTAAAGTCCTTGGGGAATTGATCCTTGGCATCCCATAGAACATCAACTTCATCACGGCTAAGCAGCAGAATATTTGACCGCACAAATGCTGTGTGGAACATAACTCTGAACATCATCTCCTCACGCACCAGATCTTCATTCAAATGGATGCACTCAAGAACAACATCCCCTTGAACACGGCAATGAATATCAATTTTCACCAGCAAACACTCTGCCTGCTGTTGGAGTTCATAAGAACATTTCCATATTTGGTAAAATGAACTTTCAGTTTCAATGTTGTGACTTAGAAATTACCTGTAGGTAGTTGCGCACATGTTTCTTCACCTTTGACGTTGAAAACAGAAGCTTAGAACTTCTATTTGCTGGTGTTGAAGGGTCCTGACCATAAACACGTAGAACGGGCCTGAaaccttttcccccatcaaaAAGTGGAAGAACTCTAAGTATCAGACAATCCAAAAGTAAAGGTGTATCTGATGGAGGCCAATTAGAACCCAAATTTCTTCTAGAGATATATTGAAGATATCTCAGCTGAGAAGGCTGTGGGTTTAAAGGAGACAGAAGATGAAGAAGTTCCTTAGGAGCTTGCTTGTAGACCATATCAAGAGTCTTCTGCTCCCCATTGTACTGTTTCCGGTATAACAGAAGACCTGCTAGCATGAATGCAAGCACAGGCCATCCTCCTCTTTCACAGTGCATCAACAGCACATTTTGTTGCCCTTCCAGTGACAGCCAGCTTTCACTTGATCGAAGGAAGTGGTGGATCATCTCCAGTGACAGCAGAGGACACCCCTCATATTGCCGAGGGTAATCCATGACTGTCATGTCATACTGAGTCAATATATCTGAAATTTGGCTTCGCCTCTCCCCTTCTCTAAAGTTAAATACCATGAAAGAAGCTTCAGGAAAGTGATCTTGTAGCTGGGCTACAATGCCACCCATGTAAACTTTATACTCATCTTCTTCCAAAACGTCCGTGGAGAAGCAACAATCAAACactagaaaagaagaaaacggAAAGGGAACAATCAACACCCATAATTGTATATGGtcttcaaaagtaaaataaagaCCAGAGAAGAAACTTCACAACTTCAAACTAAACTGATAGGAACCATCAAAGTTAAAAAGGATAAAATCATCTAGTGAAGATAGAATATAATGGGATAAAGACTGCTAAAACATTTGTGTACAGAAAGCTTCTGTTAATGGGATAAGAAGCATAAGCAGCTACAAAtagccaccccccccccccccccccccccccccccccccaaaaaaaaaaaaaaaaagaatcagtTCTCAAAGAAAATCTCCAGAAG contains these protein-coding regions:
- the LOC133875931 gene encoding LOW QUALITY PROTEIN: formin-like protein 20 (The sequence of the model RefSeq protein was modified relative to this genomic sequence to represent the inferred CDS: inserted 2 bases in 1 codon; deleted 1 base in 1 codon) codes for the protein MALFRRFFYRKPPDRLLEISERVYVFDCCFSTDVLEEDEYKVYMGGIVAQLQDHFPEASFMVFNFREGERRSQISDILTQYDMTVMDYPRQYEGCPLLSLEMIHHFLRSSESWLSLEGQQNVLLMHCERGGWPVLAFMLAGLLLYRKQYNGEQKTLDMVYKQAPKELLHLLSPLNPQPSQLRYLQYISRRNLGSNWPPSDTPLLLDCLILRVLPLFDGGKGFRPVLRVYGQDPSTPANRSSKLLFSTSKVKKHVRNYLQAECLLVKIDIHCRVQGDVVLECIHLNEDLVREEMMFRVMFHTAFVRSNILLLSRDEVDVLWDAKDQFPKDFRAEVLFLDADAVVPTLTTVVASASEDGNETESASPEEFFEVEEIFSNVVDGQEGKGEYDNHVGRDNTPDDIVHKEVWKEELDPHTFQDCASDEGTPKQDVKVDSNIDAVKDIAVDDVKYKLDERVDSDLHLVKDIAVDDGVKLNSTVAAADMQINLETKEVVEDMSGKLEEMEDKGDGQNNFTHKNLDSKVPPQKLIADVPRQKSDKLLPSAPRKQSAASAKPTADTVVAKQKIKQQESQGAHVKLAKPNAVSRWIPPNKGSYTNSMHVAYPPSRYNSAPAALGSNASSKDSNAGSKSKTSSITATPAALVSTDVINDQTSCKVDPVMASDFGREILASCPPSLVPPIEEADSSSPTQTPNLSPWQVVLHPPPPPPPPPPPPPPPPPPLHSNIYSLSTLLPRSSLSPSRPLQVGATPPPPPPPPQSSSLLGNVVSKTFPPSPPPPPPPPPLPPSSRQNSATMLPPPPPPSPWKYGYASVASPAVTSSPPPPPXPPPPPFVSPSTAPKLGVPATPPPPPPPPPPMRGVPSPPPPPPPPPPPTLRGGSPLPLPPLYGAPSPQPPPMYGALPPPPPPPPLARGAPSPPPPPPMREAAHPLPSVSRVPPPMRGAPPPPPPPPMRGAPPPPPPPPMRGAPPPPPPPPMRGAPPPPPPPPMRGAPPPPPPPPPMLGAPPPPPPPPMPGAPPPPTGQGPPPPPPPLRGAPPPPPPLGARAPGPPAPPRPPSGAPPPPPPLGAKGPNAAADARGIGRGRGLSRPTGMGAIATAPRRSSLKPLHWSKVTRALQGSLWEELQRYGETQIILPFTISDIAPFYLSAPGFDVSELESLFSATVPKPADAGGKSGGRRKSVGSKTDKVHLIDLRRANNTEIMLTKVKMPLSDMMAAVLAMDESVLDVDQVENLIKFCPTKEEMELLKGYTGDKANLGKCEQYFLEQMKVPRVESKLRVFSFKIQFSSQISEFKKSLNTVNSACEEVRKSVKLKEVMKLILFIGNTLNQGTARGSAIGFKLDSLLKLTDTRASNSKMTLMHYLCKLLADNSPALLDFHLEFVSLEAATKIQLKSLAEEMQAIIKGLEKVRQELAASENDGPVSEVFRKTLKEFIGVAETEVASVTNLYSVVGRNADALALYFGEDPARCPFEQVTATLLNFVRLFRKAHEENCKQAELEKKKIEKEAEMEKAKGINLTRKAAR